The Cherax quadricarinatus isolate ZL_2023a unplaced genomic scaffold, ASM3850222v1 Contig56, whole genome shotgun sequence genome segment GTGAGAGTGTGGtgtctcacccagtgtacagtgacacagtgtggtgcctcacccagtgtacagtgacacagtgtggtgcctcacccagtgtacagtgacacagtgtggtgcctcacccagtgtacagtcaCACAGTgaggtgcctcacccagtgtacagtgacacattGTTGCCTCACccggtgtacagtgacacagtgtggtgcctcacccagtgtacagcgacacagtgtggtgcctcacccagtgtacattgaaacagtgtggtgcctcacccagtgtacagtgacgcAGTGTTGTGCCTCACCAAGTgtatagtgacacagtgtggtgcctcacccaatgtacagtcacacagtgtggtgcctaATCCAGTGTAcagtcacacagtgtggtacctcacccagtgtacagtgacacagtgtggtgcctcacccagtgtacagtgacagtgtggttcCTGATCCCGtgtgcagtgacacagtgtggtgcctcacacagtgtacagtgacacagtggggtGCCTCATCttgtgtacagtgacagtgtgatgcctcacccagtgtacagtgacacagtgtggtgcttcacccagtgtacagtgacacagtgtggtgcttcacacagtgtacagtgacacagcgTGGTGCcgcacccagtgtacagtgacacagtgtggtgcttcacccagtgtacagtgacacagtgtggtgcctcaacTATTGTACAGTGACgtagtgtggtgcctcacccagtgtacagtggcacagtgtggagcctcacccagtgtatagtaacagtgtggtgcctcacccagtgtaaaGTGACACAGTGTGGTTCCTGACCCCGTGTTCAGTGatacagtgtggtgcctcacacaatgtacagtgacagtgtggtgccccacacaatgtacagtgacagtgcggtgcctcacccagtgtacagtgacacagtttgGTGCCTCACCCAGCGTACAgcgacacagtgtggtgcctcacccagtgtacagtgacacagtgtggtgcctcatcCAGTGTACAGTCACATAGTGttgtgcctcacccagtgtagtgacagtgctgtgcctcacccagtgtgcaGTCACACAGTgcggtgcctcacccagtgtacagtgacacagtgtggtgcctcacccagtgtagagtcacacagtgaggtgcctcacccagtgtacagtgacacattGTGCTGCCTCACccggtgtacagtgacacagtgtggtgtctcacccagtgtacagtgacacagtgtggtgcctcacccagtgtacagtgacacagtgtggtgcctcatcCAGTGTACAGTCACAAAGTGttgtgcctcacccagtgtagtgagagtgctgtgcctcacccagtgtgcaGTCACACAGTgcggtgcctcacccagtgtacagtgacacagtgtggtgcctcacccagtgtacagtgacacagtgtggtgcctcatcCAGTGTACAGTCACACAGTGttgtgcctcacccagtgtagtgacagtgctgtgcctcacccagtgtgcaGTCACACAGTgcggtgcctcacccagtgtgcagtgacacagtgtggtgcctcaacCATTGTACAGTGttacgcaaaaatgtgggatagctgggggcttgaggctggtctaagggcaaaggtaaaagttacacacagctcaagcccaaaccggccaccccggACTATCCCagacaaaacagaaagcgctaaactggtatgtgtacttaaaggggttgggtaCCAGAGGATTAGGTAAatatcccaattaggaaaatatatctatttagtcaccataacataacataacagaaaaaccttaatcctaaacgcccaaatgagggtacacaagcaaCAGCTTGGCATAACCACTATGCCTCGTCAGTGCCAGGCCCACACTACTCAACTCCCAacttcatttcttatttcctcactcctcccacagcaccctgaccatgtcagagcctgggtgaacatacaggtaagccatatgagagcctatggcttgagttggataaacaaaatgagtgcacaactacaaacttatcttaaatacacagcatctccgacgccagcctctacacacgtGACGTGTGTAGAGGCACTACAGTGTCACTCTACActaggtgaggcaccacactcTGTCATTGTACACTTGGTTAGGCACTACACTGTCACGCTTACTCCgcatacccaaacatccttggaaaataaatcattaacagaatttctttataattacagttagagtactttacagtacctccaAATGCACATTagcaattataaaattattctttacaactataatattcacattattatggcacacttctccactatatgtacattacgatgtcatgcagaaccctgcataacatacatgttacagtctgacacttgtaatattatacatgttacagtctgacacttgtaatattatacatgttacagtctgacacttgtaatattatacatgttacagtctgacacttgtaatattatacatgttacagtctgacacttgtaatattatacatgttacagtctgacacttgtaatattatacatgttacagtctgacacttgtaatattatacatgttacagtctgacacttgtaatattatacatgttacagtctgacacttgtaatattatacatgttacggtctgacacttgtaatattatacatgttacaggctgacacttgtaatattatacatgttacagtctgacacttgtaatattatacatgttacagtctgacacttgtaatattatacatgttacagtctgacacttgtaatattatacatgttacagtctgacacttgtaatattatacatgttacagtctgacacttgtaatattatacatgttacggtctgacacttgtaatattatacatgttacagtctgacacttgtaatattatacatgttacagtctgacacttgtaatattatacatgttacagtctaacacttgtaatattatacatgttacagtctgacacttgtaatattatacatgttacagtctaacacttgtaatattatacatgttacagtctaacacttgtaatattatacatgttacagtctgacacttgtaatattatacatgttacagtctgacacttgtaatattacacatgttacagtctgacacttgtaatattatacatgttacagtctgacacttgtaatattacacatgttacagtctgacacttataatataattataatacttTATATTATTTTTTCAGATGATGGAGGAGAAGAAAGTGAGTCAGTGATGACCGTCACTTCTTGCTActgttaacagcagcagcaacagcaacactaacagcagcagcaacagcaacactaacagcaacagcaacagcaacaacaacaacagtaagagcagcaacagcaacagcaagaacTTTAACAGCAGGAACAGCCGCAACAGTAAttaaagcagcaacaacaacaacagcagcagcaacagtaacagcagcgtcagtaacagcagtagcaacagcagcagcaacagcagcagcaccagcagcaacaacagcagcagtaacagtaacaccagcagcagctttagcagcaacatcaacaaaagtagcagcagtaggaacagcagcagcaacaacaacaacagcagcatcaataacaacagcagcaacaacaacagcagcagcagcagtaacagcagcagcaacaacaacggcagcagcaacaacaagaacagcagcaacaacagcagcagcaacagtaacagcagcaacagcagtagcaacagtaacagcagcagcagcagcagcaacagtagcagcaacagtaacagcagcaacagcagttgcaacagtaacagcagcagcaacaacaacaacagtagcagcaacagtaacagcagcaacagcagtagcaacagcatcagtaacagcagcaacagcagtagcaacagcatcagtaacagcagcagcaacagcagtagcaacagctggGTCTCCATCAAGCTCCTAACATCACAGTACAAGTGTCATAATACACTATGGCTGATCATCAAGTGTTTAATGGATGTAGACTTGTCAAGGCTGTTAAGATCTGTGCCAGAAATGTCTTGTATAAGACATTTGTCTGGGGAACCCCAGACAAACCTGCCAGTATGACGCTGGATCATTACTTAAAACATATAAATGTTCCAGTAACATCAAAAACCTTTGAAAAAACACAAAAAGAGATGATTAACAAGAGTCCAGATGGATCAGAGTTTGATGTGTCACTGTTGTATCTTAGCATCAAACTCGCCTGTAAGCATGTAGCTCCATTCAATGATGAAAAATGGTTCACTAAAGGCAACGTAATGAAGTATCACATTACTGCAATAAAGAACATGAGGAACAATGTTCTTCATGGTCAACTTGCAGTTACTGATGAAAAATATTATGAAAATATAAGAGAACTACGGGAGTTGTTAAATAGTTGTCTTAAGACATCTGGAGAGAAGTATGGGAGAGACCAGGATGAAGTGAAGCAGGAGGTCACACAGATGAATGATGTCCTGGACCACATTATGAATGAGATTCTTGGAGAGGAAGACATACTGATGTATGGTGGCGACAAGCTCAAACATCTTATGATTAATGACAGTCGTGACAAACTTAAGAAGATCTTCCAAAGTATCAGCTACGTCAACCCGGTGTCTTTTATCACTAGTGACTTGAAACTTAAAGTAGACAAAACCTTTATAGATATTGAGGTCAAACATGGACAACGTGGAGGTCAAGGTCAACATATAAGTTATCAACACCTTCTTAACCTTGCTCAGACTACAGCAGTACCAACTTCTACAAGAAGTGTCTCACAACAACAAGGTACATCTACTCCCCCACATATAATATTGGTTGAAGGTGTTGCTGGCAGTGGCAAGACTACTCTAGTGACACTAGTAATAGATGAATGGACTCAGGGAGGTCAAGGTAATATTAGTGACTTAGATAATTACGAGCTTCTACTGTGGGTACAGTGCCGGGACCCAACAATGACCTGCTACCAGCAACTCCTGGACAGACTGATGCCAGAAGTTGCTATAAAATTCAAGGATATTCTTAAGAAACTGATGAAGCTTAGCAAGATCTTAATTATAATTGACGGCCTTGATGAAGACAATGAAAGTTCTAGAACACTAGTCCAGAGTCTATTACAAGAATTTAAGTACTGTTCTAATATTGCTTTTCTGTGCACTTCACGACCAGAAAAAGTTGAGAACTTTAGGAGAACAATCCCTGCAGAGTATACTGTGcaacatgcaacactacatggtATATCTAAGACAAATGTGGAACAATTCGTGCGTCTGAACCACCAGGAAATAACCAAACAAACAGGGAATAACACAAATACTGAAGAACTTGTAACAAAGTTGAGGAAGTTAGAAAGACTTCACGAACACTTAAGACTACCAATGAATTTGATTCTCATGATATACATCTGGGACCAAGAGCCTGACCAGCTAAACTTAACATCTGTCACTCACACGGAGCTATATTATAATATTCATCAACTGTGTAAACACAAGTTAATACACAGACTGATCAACCATCAAGATACAAAGAATATGGATGACAGGAAATTAAAagttaacattaacaatgtttTGATAACAATATACAAGATAGCGCTAGAAAGTCTTTCAGTTGATCAGTTAAACCTTGAGGAAGAAACTGTAGATAAACTGCTAACTACCTGTGATGAACTGTGTTTACCTTATAAAGAAGTGTTGTCAGCGTTCCTTTGTTTGAGACCAACATGGACGATGCTGGGGATCAAGGAGCGGTACTCAGCTCCTCACAAGGGTATACAAGACTACTTCGCTGCTCTCTATATTGTCAACATGCTTAATAACCCACAGTATTCTACACTTACATCTGCCTCAGCTACACCTGCCTCAGGTACACCTGCCTCAGCTACACCTGCCTTAGCTACACCTGCCTCAGCTGCACCTGCCTCAGCTACACCTGCCTCAGCTACACCTGCCTCAGCTACACCTGCCTCAGCTACACCTGCCTTAGCTACACCTGCCTCAGCTACACCTGCCTCAGCTACACCTGCCTCAGCTACACCTGCCTCAGCTACACCTGCCTCAGCTACACCTGCCTCATCTACAACTGCCTCACCTGTCAGTGTCAAGGGAGTGTTAGAAAAGAGCATCAGGTCAGGTGTGGCAGACATGAACAAGTACCAGAATGTTTTGATACATGTGGCTGGGCTGTTGCACCTGGTACTAGACCAGATCCCTGAGACACCTGCACGGGAGGTGGTTCAACTCCTACAAGAGTCTGGTATGAGAGACAACGACCAGTGGCTCGAACTCCTTGACAACACTAACATGTCTCCAGTAATTGTCAAACAAATATCGCACTTACTCAATACTGAAAAAACAATTGAAGTAAGTGATGAACGTGTGAGAAGCTGCGTTGCTCTCCTGCCTCACCTCAGCTCCTGCAAGGTGGAGATTAACATCCTGGATGACCCAGgtgacctgcctcacctgcctgacctgctggctgccctcacccaccaccactgtacacaacTGCTACTGTGGCACCACTACTATAATGCTGACACAACCACCACTTCCGACAACTTGCTGGAGCTTCTACAAGATCGGtaagttgttattattgttaataatgtTACTGCTCATGATAACATTATCttaacattaatgttaatgttaacaaTGTTACTATACATATTTGACAAAACGATCTTTATCCTAACATTATTCTAAATGTTCATCATTACATTAACTTTCTTTTAACATTGAAGGTGTTaacagtgttgtttctggtgttaacagtgttgatggtgttaacaTCTtgttggtgttaatattgttgcagaTGCTAATATTGCTGaaatgttaacattgttggtTTTAAAATTGTTGTTGGTGTAACAAACTTGTTAGTTTCAacattgttggtgttaacatcattgttggtgttaacattgttggtgataacattgttgttggtgttaacattgttgttggtgcaaCAAAGATGTGTTAACATTGTTGgcattaacattgttgttggtgttaagattgttgttggtgttaacattgttattagtgttaacattgttgttggtgttaacattgctgttggtgttaacattgtggcggttgttaacattgttgctggtgttaaaattgttggtgttaacattgttgttggtgttaacattgttgttggtgttaacattgttgaggTTGTTAACATTATTGTTGGTGTTAACTTTGTTGGTGTtagcattgttgttggtgttaatattgttgttggtgttaacactgttgatggtgttaacattgttgttggtgttaacactgttgatggtgttaacattgttgttggttttaacattgttggtgttaacattgttgttggtgttaacattgttgttgatgttaacattgttgttggttttaacattgttggtgttaacattgttgttggtgttaacattgttgttggttttaacattgttggtgttaatattgttgttggtgttaacactgttgatggtgttaacattgttgttggtgttaacattgttgttggtgttaacattgttggtgtCAACAtcgttggtgttaacattgttggtgttaacattttcGTTGTTGTTAACATTGAAGGTGGTAACAttgttggtgttaacactgttgtggttaatattgttgttgttgttaacattgttggtCTTAACATTGTTGGCGTTAACATTGtggttggtgttaacattgtgggagttaacactgttgttggtgttatcattgttgttggtgtaaacagcaacaacattattgttggtgttaatattgttCATGTTAACATCattagtgttaacattgttgttggtgttatcaaTGTTGTTGCTGTAAATACTATTcttgtgttaacattgttgttgttgttaacattgttggtgtcaacattgttggtgttaacattgttggtgttaacattgttggtgttaacatagctggagttaacattgttgttggtgttaacaatgttgttgctgttaATATTGTTCTTGGgttaacattgttgttattgttaacatTGTGttaacactgcaaggctccaggcggacatcaaccaaatctttcagtgggctgcagaaaacaatatgaagttcaacgatgagaaatttcaattactcagatatggtaaacatgaggaaattaaatcttcatcagagtacaaaacaaattctggccacaaaatagagcgaaacaccaacgtcaaagacctgggagtgattatgtcggaggatctcaccttcaaggaccataacattgtatcaatcgcatctgctagaaaaatgacaggatggataatgagaaccttcaaaactagggaggccaagcccatgatgacactcttcaggtcacttgttctatctaggctggaatattgctgcacactaacaggtgaaattgctgacctagaaaatgtacagagaaccttcacggcgcgcataacggagataaaacacctcaattactgggagcgcttgaggttcctgaacctgtattccctggaatgcaggcaggagagatacatgattatatacacctggaaaatcctagagggactagtaccgaacttgcacacgaaaatcactcactacgaaagcaaaagacttggcagacaatgcaacatccccccaatgaaaagcaggggggtcactagcacgttaagagaccatacaataagtgtcaggggcccgagactgttcaactgcctcccagcatacataatggggattaccaacagacccctggcagtcttcaagctggcactggacaagcacctaaagtcggttcctgagcagccgggctgtggctcgtacgttggtttgcgtgcagccagcagcaacagcctggttgatcaggctctgatccaccaggaggcctggtcacagaccgggccgcgggggcgttgacccccggaactctctccaggtaaactccaggtaacattgtggttggtgttaacattgttggagttaacatTGCTGATGGTGTtaacaatgttgttgctgttaATATTGTTCTTGTGTTAACATTGTTTTTGTTGTTAACATTGTttgtgttaacattgttggtgttaacatcgttggtgttaacattgttgttgttgttaacattgttggtgttaacattgtggtTGGTGTTAACTTTGTTggagttaacattgttgttggtgttaatagCAGCAACattattgttggtgttaacattgttgttggtgttaacattgttgttggtgttaatattgttggttgtgaaggcttactcagccctgtaacaacttcagacagtattaccaagactggctcctcctcaggaaaatttatgaatagaaaaagaaataataacagacaaacataaacactttattatatagaaaatataaaatataaaacacttaaatatgaaatattaatcttacattaaagaaaatgaaaaatgaaaaatataaatgataactgaattcaacgctaatatatataggggtgtctggtgttggtgacactgtgttgttgaaatcgtagcagttgctgatgatgggggggggagtCGCAGGTCTttgttacgacccactggctagttcttcacagtatagccttgagtattatatcccgatgacaggaaagcaggttctttaccgctgcaatgatgaggggttacgtcctgcaatttcatacaggtgcacaggtaattaaatccaaaaaggggaagtctcaggacgttagcccatctccaccagttcttctcgttgattgacaggtgaccctctctgtcatccaagctgaaaagatagacaggttacccactgcttaaataatcactctccattataagtacaatacctaaaagatgtggtgattattacaacagtcaacacagagcaaggctgaaaagactaagtttattattggtcaaaagtggagctttcaacccataaatccactagaatacaaggcaggcatgtacttacagtagagctgggagctgtgagtctagtgattacagtttggaccagagccccacacgtcacctttcggggggggggggggaggaggtggggacgggatagcgggagctggactgaccctaccttaacaagcagccggcagtcaaactatcactttcagggtgggggaaaaaggcaggaacagcgggagcttgacttaccctaccttaacaagtagctggcaatgaaactattgttactatatactccctcgctactcctatctattgaacttttccctcacactcccccttactaagacttatagtcaaggagtgtaagaagaatag includes the following:
- the LOC128703852 gene encoding uncharacterized protein, which produces MADHQVFNGCRLVKAVKICARNVLYKTFVWGTPDKPASMTLDHYLKHINVPVTSKTFEKTQKEMINKSPDGSEFDVSLLYLSIKLACKHVAPFNDEKWFTKGNVMKYHITAIKNMRNNVLHGQLAVTDEKYYENIRELRELLNSCLKTSGEKYGRDQDEVKQEVTQMNDVLDHIMNEILGEEDILMYGGDKLKHLMINDSRDKLKKIFQSISYVNPVSFITSDLKLKVDKTFIDIEVKHGQRGGQGQHISYQHLLNLAQTTAVPTSTRSVSQQQGTSTPPHIILVEGVAGSGKTTLVTLVIDEWTQGGQGNISDLDNYELLLWVQCRDPTMTCYQQLLDRLMPEVAIKFKDILKKLMKLSKILIIIDGLDEDNESSRTLVQSLLQEFKYCSNIAFLCTSRPEKVENFRRTIPAEYTVQHATLHGISKTNVEQFVRLNHQEITKQTGNNTNTEELVTKLRKLERLHEHLRLPMNLILMIYIWDQEPDQLNLTSVTHTELYYNIHQLCKHKLIHRLINHQDTKNMDDRKLKVNINNVLITIYKIALESLSVDQLNLEEETVDKLLTTCDELCLPYKEVLSAFLCLRPTWTMLGIKERYSAPHKGIQDYFAALYIVNMLNNPQYSTLTSASATPASGTPASATPALATPASAAPASATPASATPASATPASATPALATPASATPASATPASATPASATPASATPASSTTASPVSVKGVLEKSIRSGVADMNKYQNVLIHVAGLLHLVLDQIPETPAREVVQLLQESGMRDNDQWLELLDNTNMSPVIVKQISHLLNTEKTIEVSDERVRSCVALLPHLSSCKVEINILDDPGDLPHLPDLLAALTHHHCTQLLLWHHYYNADTTTTSDNLLELLQDRRHLEDFMGCLTGGGVRLLEECNKLRDFHLAVVSDYHAGCLLPQLHHTVTSTLPQLKRLRVKMSAAVMSAAAVTSLPSARWVVLELTDVSDDIVSRACKLVQELHPQGGYREITCNNSTVTEVGIQDMIHHLHHHSVKMKIMSVETSVSITQQQYHRLATLAKTTLNCRLLM